A stretch of the Flavobacterium aquiphilum genome encodes the following:
- a CDS encoding gliding motility-associated C-terminal domain-containing protein has translation MVPKLHFPTSFSFYSFLAVFILFFYSKEVNAQCAGNDNVMLTVCDIANPSSKTVNLYSQLGGTPTAGGTWNDDDNSGGLNKTTGVLNAQQIKRSGIYHYTYTVTGVSGCIDNTATVTVTIGGYTGIPAPTASICSSETAYNLFQVFEGIPSVSPQINGTWHDDDNSGGLNTITGTLNASIPVPDDNYSYTYSIGAIGSCPAPPPSKVYVAIYRSPKPGTPSNLSLCSDQVSGYTGVDLNSRISGADPGGIWSETTTSEISGPTDSTIDIQNIYNTKGAGVYSFTYTVSSNNTVCSSKSSTVFISIGKQLDFTGATLTVTPDICENYMTTTNYTGILTQGTEVIADGQYEVTYSISGVGSGYRTRQNFSSGMLVFPIPTSNFQQVRDYTISITNITFIANPVNCPNIIGAIQDVLHIYPNPKINSATLTIPPVCQTFDAIVNFSGTSNLSDGNYDIIYNLSGSNLINGVPASLAVTGGLATFNIPSLLIPKVGTTTISIVKITNSITGCTSTSTLKQNFVVNPSLDMTNLTVTIKDICQGQPANIKLAGLGTLTNVSITYDISGANTVNSKTIPLTVVSGQTSFDIPTADVTNPGITNFTITNIVNDLTGCSLALNKKTNFTVTIAPNIPTANDQIFCSSDNPTVASLQPKGSQYRWFDSATSTVPLVSTTPLVTGNYFVKEVSAITGCESGLKMIAVQNNPTPQIDGATVSIAAVCQSFEVKVDLTNSNVANGNYDVLYNLSGSNIANAVPAVLTVANKFGSFIIPKNLVPNVGTSTVAITKITNPITGCSSSVSLSKSFTVNPLPDISKLVVTIKNTCQGQPATIKLSGLGNLTAININYSLTGANSVPLQTIPLTVVNGDTSFVVSETDIVNLGLTTFTMTDITNTVTGCPLPVNIKVDFTVTSVPNKPVANNQAFCEIDNATVASLVPSGNQYNWYNSATSTTPLPLNTPLTTGKYYIKGVNSTTSCESQATTISVQVNSVQIPVLKPNGDQFCGINKPTILNLSNNTTASANLAWYDAVTNGTLFPNTHLLQEGVTYYGLDYDTTTKCYSSPLSVTVSLTDCNVTPDGVKIPDGFSPNGDGVNDTFQIVDIEFSFPNYTLEIFNRYGNILFKGDINKPAWDGKNSNSSFISGDAPTGVYFYIINYNKNNQPPKQGQLYLNR, from the coding sequence ATGGTTCCAAAATTACATTTTCCTACTTCATTTTCATTTTATTCTTTTCTCGCAGTTTTCATTCTCTTTTTTTACTCAAAAGAAGTCAATGCACAATGTGCTGGAAATGACAATGTAATGCTTACAGTTTGTGATATTGCAAATCCAAGTAGTAAAACCGTCAATTTGTATTCCCAATTAGGAGGCACACCAACTGCAGGTGGAACATGGAATGATGATGATAACTCAGGGGGATTAAATAAAACTACTGGTGTTTTAAATGCTCAGCAAATCAAGAGAAGTGGTATCTATCATTACACCTACACTGTTACTGGAGTTTCCGGCTGTATAGACAATACCGCCACTGTAACTGTAACAATAGGAGGATATACCGGAATTCCTGCTCCAACTGCTTCAATTTGTAGTTCGGAAACAGCATATAATCTGTTTCAGGTTTTTGAAGGAATCCCTAGTGTATCTCCTCAAATTAATGGCACCTGGCATGATGATGATAACTCAGGAGGGCTAAATACAATAACAGGAACACTAAATGCTTCAATCCCGGTTCCTGATGATAATTATTCTTATACTTATTCTATTGGTGCGATCGGCTCATGTCCGGCACCTCCTCCTTCCAAAGTTTACGTAGCTATATATCGCTCTCCAAAACCTGGAACACCTTCTAATTTATCATTATGTTCCGATCAAGTATCTGGTTATACTGGCGTTGACCTAAATTCAAGAATAAGTGGAGCAGATCCCGGTGGGATTTGGAGCGAAACAACGACTTCTGAAATAAGTGGTCCTACTGACAGTACTATAGATATCCAAAATATTTACAATACCAAAGGCGCTGGAGTTTATTCTTTTACATATACCGTAAGTTCTAACAATACTGTTTGTTCCAGCAAATCATCAACTGTATTTATATCTATAGGAAAACAACTGGATTTCACTGGTGCAACTTTAACGGTAACCCCGGATATTTGTGAAAATTATATGACTACAACAAACTATACGGGAATTTTGACACAAGGAACGGAAGTTATTGCAGATGGTCAATACGAAGTTACCTATTCTATATCTGGAGTTGGTTCTGGTTACAGAACAAGACAAAATTTTTCCAGTGGTATGCTAGTATTTCCAATACCTACATCAAATTTTCAACAAGTTAGAGACTACACAATAAGTATTACAAATATTACATTTATAGCTAATCCCGTTAACTGCCCTAATATAATTGGTGCAATTCAAGATGTATTGCATATTTATCCAAATCCCAAAATTAATTCAGCTACACTTACTATTCCTCCGGTTTGTCAAACCTTTGATGCAATAGTCAATTTTTCAGGCACATCCAATCTGTCTGATGGAAATTATGATATTATTTATAATTTAAGTGGCAGCAATCTAATCAATGGTGTGCCTGCCAGTCTTGCTGTAACAGGAGGATTAGCAACATTTAATATCCCAAGTCTTTTGATTCCTAAAGTTGGTACTACAACAATTTCAATTGTAAAGATTACTAATTCTATAACCGGTTGTACAAGTACATCAACTCTCAAACAAAATTTCGTTGTAAATCCATCATTGGATATGACAAACTTGACAGTAACTATAAAAGATATATGTCAAGGGCAACCAGCAAACATAAAATTAGCAGGTTTAGGAACATTGACAAACGTTAGTATTACATATGATATTTCAGGGGCAAACACAGTTAATTCTAAAACTATTCCATTAACAGTAGTCTCTGGGCAAACCAGTTTTGATATCCCAACAGCCGATGTTACAAATCCGGGGATAACTAATTTCACTATAACTAATATCGTAAATGACTTAACTGGCTGTTCTCTGGCGCTCAACAAAAAAACTAATTTTACAGTAACTATTGCGCCAAACATTCCTACTGCAAATGATCAAATTTTTTGCTCTTCTGACAACCCAACGGTAGCCAGTTTGCAACCTAAAGGCAGTCAATACCGATGGTTTGATTCAGCCACAAGTACTGTTCCTTTGGTAAGTACTACACCTTTAGTTACCGGGAATTACTTTGTAAAAGAGGTAAGTGCAATAACTGGTTGTGAATCGGGGTTGAAAATGATCGCTGTACAAAATAATCCTACTCCTCAAATCGATGGCGCTACTGTAAGTATTGCAGCTGTTTGTCAAAGTTTTGAAGTAAAAGTAGATTTGACTAATTCTAATGTTGCCAATGGTAATTATGATGTTCTTTATAATTTGAGTGGCAGTAATATTGCTAATGCAGTACCCGCAGTATTAACTGTTGCAAATAAATTTGGTTCGTTTATTATTCCAAAAAATTTAGTTCCAAATGTAGGTACAAGCACAGTTGCAATAACAAAAATCACCAATCCTATTACAGGCTGCTCTAGTTCTGTTTCTCTTAGTAAATCCTTTACAGTAAATCCTTTACCCGATATAAGTAAATTAGTAGTTACGATCAAAAATACTTGTCAAGGTCAGCCAGCAACCATAAAATTATCCGGCTTAGGAAATTTAACCGCAATTAATATTAATTATTCCCTAACAGGGGCTAACTCGGTTCCTTTACAAACTATTCCATTAACAGTAGTTAATGGAGATACTAGTTTTGTTGTTTCAGAAACTGACATTGTCAACCTTGGATTAACGACTTTTACAATGACCGATATAACTAACACAGTAACCGGTTGTCCATTGCCAGTAAACATCAAAGTTGATTTTACGGTAACTTCTGTCCCAAACAAACCTGTCGCAAATAATCAGGCTTTTTGTGAAATAGACAATGCAACCGTAGCTAGTTTGGTCCCAAGCGGAAATCAATACAATTGGTATAATTCTGCCACAAGTACAACTCCTTTACCATTAAATACACCTTTAACAACTGGAAAATATTACATCAAAGGAGTCAATTCGACTACAAGTTGCGAATCACAGGCAACCACTATAAGTGTCCAAGTAAATTCTGTTCAAATTCCCGTTTTGAAACCAAATGGCGATCAATTTTGCGGAATAAATAAACCAACAATTTTAAATTTATCCAACAATACAACCGCCTCGGCAAATTTAGCTTGGTATGATGCTGTTACAAACGGAACTCTATTTCCTAACACGCATTTGCTTCAAGAAGGAGTAACTTATTATGGACTTGATTACGATACAACAACCAAATGTTATTCCAGTCCATTATCAGTAACCGTTTCATTAACCGATTGTAATGTTACACCTGATGGAGTAAAAATTCCTGATGGATTTTCTCCAAACGGTGATGGTGTAAATGATACTTTTCAAATTGTTGATATCGAATTTTCCTTTCCAAATTACACCTTGGAAATTTTTAATAGATACGGGAACATACTATTCAAAGGAGATATCAACAAACCAGCGTGGGATGGAAAAAATTCCAATTCAAGCTTTATCAGCGGAGATGCTCCTACAGGTGTTTATTTCTATATAATCAATTATAATAAAAATAATCAGCCTCCAAAACAAGGTCAACTTTATCTAAACCGATAA
- a CDS encoding PorP/SprF family type IX secretion system membrane protein → MKKIILLVFFFLSILKATAQQDPHFTQYMNNMSVVNPAYATATPAILNLGSLYRYQWAGIEGAPKTLTLFAHTPINEKIETGFSLVSDNIGNGAKKETNFFADFAYVVQMNERHKLSLGLKAGFSSISTNFNGFQLNSGDISTDEAFAENINESIPNIGVGAYYFTDNYYIGLSAPNLLSIDHINIRPTTNSFGKQEIHTYLTGGYVFDINESFKLKPAAMAIFVKGAPVSVDLTANVLYNEKFELGAAYRFDDSVSLLMNVNVSPSLRIGYSYDYITSNLSQFSSGSHEIVLLYNLDLLGKGYDRSPRFF, encoded by the coding sequence ATGAAAAAAATAATACTTCTAGTGTTTTTTTTCCTTTCTATACTAAAGGCAACAGCCCAACAAGATCCGCATTTCACTCAATACATGAACAATATGAGTGTGGTAAATCCTGCTTATGCAACAGCAACTCCAGCAATACTTAATTTAGGAAGTTTATATCGTTACCAATGGGCTGGAATTGAAGGTGCGCCAAAAACCTTGACTTTATTTGCACACACCCCGATTAATGAAAAAATTGAAACTGGCTTCTCTCTGGTTTCAGATAATATAGGAAATGGCGCTAAAAAAGAAACTAATTTCTTTGCTGATTTTGCCTATGTCGTTCAAATGAATGAAAGACATAAACTTTCACTTGGACTAAAAGCTGGTTTTTCATCAATAAGTACAAATTTTAATGGTTTTCAATTGAACAGCGGTGATATTTCTACAGATGAAGCATTTGCAGAAAACATAAACGAGAGCATACCCAATATTGGAGTAGGAGCCTATTATTTCACTGATAATTATTACATCGGGCTTTCTGCACCAAACCTGCTTTCGATAGATCATATCAATATAAGGCCTACTACAAATTCCTTTGGCAAACAAGAAATACACACCTATTTAACCGGAGGTTATGTTTTTGATATTAATGAATCCTTCAAATTAAAACCAGCGGCAATGGCTATTTTTGTAAAAGGAGCTCCCGTATCGGTAGATTTAACCGCCAATGTTTTGTATAATGAAAAATTCGAACTTGGGGCAGCTTATCGATTTGATGATTCTGTAAGTCTATTGATGAATGTTAATGTAAGTCCGAGTTTAAGGATTGGATATTCTTATGATTATATCACTTCCAATTTAAGTCAATTCAGTTCCGGTTCACATGAAATTGTATTGTTGTACAACTTGGATTTATTGGGCAAAGGATACGACAGATCACCTAGGTTTTTTTAA
- a CDS encoding OmpA family protein, whose translation MNRIYILLLVFSIQFAKAQQQDLQRANQLFNKTYYSYAIPLYEKISEKNQSEEILQNLGDCYYFTNNYDKAQELYSLLFQSKGKELNEEYYFRYAQTLKAKGKYNEANDIMRKFYQASNNTKAIEKLDSDIKILKNISAIGDRFNIQNLAINTVNSEFGAVVFNDNLVFAAVKKKPNLFDKTYKWNNESYLNLVSIPLKKMKANDSIVNYFLKDLKSPMHESNAIFTKDGKFMYFTRNNSHNGSRAKNADKISNIQIFRAEFVKDKWANITALSFNSPDYSVEHPALSPDEKTLYFASDMPGTLGSFDIFSVSIDGNTYGKPVNLGDKINTPKREQFPFVSNDNKLYFSSNGHEGYGALDIFVSNIQGNSYSKAVNVGLPVNSSYDDFAFYIDADTKEGYFSSDRPGGKGKDDIYSLKETKELLIEDCKQYIAGIIIDTDSHVALENAVVILKSGTNQELEKVSTTADGKFSFTIPCESNYSLFATKENYTENTKSLRISAERNKSNDGSMEIRSLEIIKKEEQIALEKKAAADLLIAQQLKAAELAALEQKKKADAIALKQKKKDDAIALEAKRLADLEAKEQMKKDKLAADKKEREIAEAKKKEKIAAIVAAEKDVVKDKDRLIIKTDPIYFDYNMWYIRKESKKILNRVVELMNKYPNMVVEIGSHTDNRGNAKFNANLSQKRADATRTYILEQGISKSRIFAKGYGESVPIVKCIPEDSCDEEQHELNRRSEFVIKNL comes from the coding sequence ATGAACAGAATATATATACTCTTACTCGTATTTTCAATCCAATTTGCGAAAGCTCAGCAGCAGGATTTACAAAGGGCAAACCAATTGTTTAACAAAACCTACTATAGTTATGCCATACCGTTGTACGAAAAAATTAGCGAGAAAAACCAATCTGAAGAAATACTTCAAAATTTAGGTGATTGTTATTATTTCACTAATAACTATGACAAAGCCCAGGAATTGTATTCTCTTTTATTCCAAAGTAAAGGCAAAGAACTTAATGAAGAATATTATTTTCGATACGCCCAAACATTGAAAGCAAAAGGAAAATATAATGAAGCAAATGACATTATGCGAAAGTTTTATCAGGCTTCTAACAATACAAAGGCAATTGAAAAATTAGACAGTGACATCAAAATTTTAAAAAATATCAGTGCAATCGGCGATAGATTTAATATCCAAAATTTAGCCATAAACACAGTAAATTCAGAGTTTGGTGCAGTTGTTTTTAATGATAATTTAGTATTTGCAGCAGTCAAAAAGAAACCCAATCTGTTTGATAAAACCTACAAATGGAATAATGAGTCCTATCTCAACTTAGTCAGTATCCCATTGAAAAAGATGAAAGCGAATGATTCCATTGTTAATTATTTTTTGAAAGATTTGAAATCACCCATGCATGAATCGAATGCCATATTTACAAAAGATGGTAAATTCATGTATTTTACCCGAAACAATTCACACAACGGCAGCAGAGCGAAAAATGCAGACAAAATATCAAATATTCAAATTTTCAGAGCTGAGTTTGTAAAAGATAAATGGGCCAATATTACAGCACTGTCATTCAACAGCCCTGATTATTCCGTTGAACATCCTGCTTTGAGTCCGGATGAAAAAACATTGTATTTCGCATCTGATATGCCGGGAACATTGGGATCTTTCGATATCTTCAGTGTTTCAATAGATGGTAATACTTATGGTAAACCCGTTAATTTGGGAGATAAAATAAACACTCCTAAAAGAGAACAATTTCCATTTGTGTCCAACGACAATAAATTATATTTTTCTTCAAATGGGCATGAAGGCTATGGAGCTTTGGATATTTTTGTTTCAAATATTCAGGGCAATTCCTATTCTAAAGCAGTGAATGTTGGGCTTCCTGTAAACTCAAGTTACGACGATTTTGCCTTTTATATCGATGCTGACACCAAGGAAGGTTATTTTTCTTCGGATAGGCCGGGAGGTAAAGGAAAGGATGATATTTACTCATTGAAAGAAACCAAAGAATTACTTATAGAAGATTGCAAACAATATATTGCTGGTATAATAATTGATACTGATTCGCACGTAGCATTAGAAAATGCTGTTGTAATCTTAAAAAGTGGAACCAATCAGGAGCTTGAAAAAGTAAGCACGACTGCTGACGGAAAATTTAGTTTTACGATTCCATGCGAATCTAATTATTCTCTTTTTGCGACCAAAGAAAATTATACCGAGAACACAAAATCATTGCGTATTTCTGCAGAAAGGAATAAATCGAATGACGGCTCTATGGAAATTCGCTCTCTCGAAATTATCAAAAAAGAAGAGCAAATCGCTTTGGAGAAAAAAGCAGCTGCCGATTTACTTATTGCCCAACAATTGAAAGCTGCTGAATTAGCTGCATTGGAACAAAAAAAGAAAGCCGATGCAATTGCCTTGAAGCAAAAGAAAAAAGACGACGCTATTGCTCTTGAAGCTAAAAGATTAGCAGATTTGGAAGCTAAAGAACAAATGAAAAAAGACAAACTGGCTGCTGACAAAAAAGAAAGAGAAATCGCTGAAGCCAAGAAAAAAGAAAAAATAGCGGCTATTGTGGCAGCCGAGAAAGATGTGGTTAAAGATAAAGATCGATTAATCATCAAAACCGATCCTATTTATTTTGATTACAATATGTGGTATATCAGAAAAGAATCCAAAAAAATACTGAATCGTGTTGTTGAATTAATGAACAAATATCCAAACATGGTTGTAGAAATTGGTTCTCACACAGACAATCGTGGTAATGCAAAATTCAACGCGAATCTTTCTCAAAAAAGAGCTGATGCAACTCGAACTTATATTTTGGAACAAGGAATCTCCAAAAGTAGAATTTTTGCCAAAGGATATGGAGAATCTGTGCCTATTGTAAAATGTATTCCTGAAGATTCCTGTGACGAAGAACAGCACGAATTAAACAGAAGAAGTGAATTTGTGATTAAGAATTTGTAA
- a CDS encoding PepSY-like domain-containing protein, giving the protein MKTKIIFISLVLVFTLSTFAQRRIDYEKLPASSQEFLNTYFSSYPVIIAKKDRENGEKGYIVKLKNGMHVEFWKDGSYREVNGGNKPIPTGFIPKSVLKYVTKKYPKEKITRIDYGHENLEVNLTHNIALKFTKDGMIKKGRRT; this is encoded by the coding sequence ATGAAAACGAAAATAATCTTTATAAGTTTAGTGCTGGTGTTTACACTATCGACTTTTGCTCAAAGAAGAATAGATTATGAAAAATTACCTGCCAGTTCACAGGAATTTCTAAATACTTATTTCAGTAGCTATCCTGTTATTATTGCAAAAAAGGACAGAGAAAATGGCGAAAAAGGTTATATAGTAAAGCTCAAAAACGGAATGCATGTAGAATTTTGGAAAGACGGATCATACCGAGAAGTTAACGGTGGTAACAAACCTATTCCAACCGGATTTATTCCGAAATCAGTTCTTAAATACGTGACAAAAAAGTATCCAAAAGAAAAAATAACTCGTATTGATTACGGACACGAAAACCTTGAAGTGAATTTGACACACAATATTGCTTTGAAATTCACCAAAGATGGAATGATAAAAAAGGGGAGAAGGACTTAG
- a CDS encoding 1,4-dihydroxy-2-naphthoyl-CoA synthase has product MDWITAKEFEDITYKKCNGVARIAFNRPNVRNAFRPKTTSELYQAFYDAQEDTSIGVVLLSAEGPSTKDGVYSFCSGGDQNARGHQGYVGDDGQHRLNILEVQRLIRFMPKVVIAVVPGWAVGGGHSLHVVCDMTLASKEHAIFKQTDADVTSFDGGYGSAYLAKMVGQKKAREIFFLGRNYSAQEAFEMGMVNAVIPHDELEETAYQWAQEVLAKSPTSIKMLKFAMNLTDDGMVGQQVFAGEATRLAYMTEEAKEGRNAFLEKRKPNFEKKWLP; this is encoded by the coding sequence ATGGATTGGATAACCGCCAAAGAATTTGAAGATATAACCTATAAAAAATGCAATGGTGTTGCGCGAATTGCATTTAACAGACCCAATGTACGCAATGCTTTTAGACCTAAAACTACATCAGAATTATACCAAGCTTTTTATGATGCGCAAGAGGATACTTCGATAGGGGTGGTTTTGCTTTCCGCAGAAGGGCCATCGACTAAGGATGGAGTGTATTCTTTTTGCAGTGGTGGTGATCAAAATGCCCGTGGACACCAAGGTTATGTGGGTGATGATGGACAACATCGATTGAATATTCTTGAAGTTCAGCGATTGATTCGTTTTATGCCGAAAGTGGTTATTGCGGTCGTTCCCGGTTGGGCAGTAGGAGGCGGACATAGTTTGCACGTGGTTTGTGATATGACTTTGGCGAGTAAAGAGCATGCTATTTTTAAACAGACAGATGCTGATGTTACAAGTTTTGATGGAGGATACGGATCTGCTTATCTTGCCAAAATGGTTGGACAGAAAAAAGCCCGTGAAATTTTCTTCTTGGGACGTAATTATTCTGCTCAGGAGGCTTTTGAAATGGGTATGGTCAATGCTGTTATTCCTCATGATGAGTTGGAAGAGACTGCTTATCAATGGGCACAAGAGGTTTTGGCTAAATCGCCTACTTCGATCAAAATGTTGAAATTTGCCATGAATTTAACGGATGACGGTATGGTGGGACAACAAGTTTTTGCCGGTGAAGCGACGAGACTTGCTTATATGACTGAAGAAGCCAAAGAAGGAAGAAACGCGTTTCTTGAAAAACGTAAACCAAATTTTGAAAAAAAATGGTTGCCTTAA
- a CDS encoding PH domain-containing protein has product MENFINETIDTTQLPKYEEVKFSVLHPDYWKVILVSLTTFFLIVGIGAGIVLLFNEELTPFIFEFSIVYLVLLVIVIFFSRLSFKKKGFAFRNHDVLFRHGIIATNTLVIPYNRVQHVSLHEGLISRIFGLAKIEIFTAGGSSSDIMIPGIKKEQAENIKQLLMGKIQKQL; this is encoded by the coding sequence ATGGAAAATTTCATAAATGAAACAATAGATACGACCCAATTACCAAAATATGAAGAAGTTAAATTCTCTGTTTTGCACCCTGATTATTGGAAAGTGATTTTGGTTTCGCTTACTACATTCTTTTTGATTGTTGGAATTGGAGCAGGGATTGTATTGTTGTTCAATGAGGAATTAACCCCGTTTATTTTTGAATTCAGCATTGTTTACTTGGTCTTATTAGTGATCGTGATTTTCTTTTCGAGATTGAGCTTCAAGAAAAAAGGGTTTGCTTTTCGAAATCATGATGTATTATTTCGACATGGAATAATTGCTACTAATACTCTAGTAATTCCCTATAACAGAGTACAACATGTTTCTTTGCATGAAGGCTTGATTTCGCGCATATTCGGCTTAGCGAAAATTGAAATATTCACTGCGGGAGGTAGTTCTAGTGATATAATGATTCCCGGAATTAAAAAAGAACAGGCTGAGAATATCAAACAACTGTTGATGGGGAAAATTCAAAAACAACTATAA
- a CDS encoding PH domain-containing protein has protein sequence MSADFNQPQRQSIVGILVMFFYSLQEYAKALWPILIIWIVKFNEINRGYLFGGILAVFTIIGIISYLKYLNFTFYIDQDNDEFIITEGVFNKTKTTIQLFKIQQVNINQSFIQRLIGVYELVVDTAGSNKTEGSIKAISHELALDLKARLLDNENKKAIDVADVIDSHEFIDEKSIDSEIPFIKISFFSLLKFGITSNYVKSFLVLLAFFISLFDHIKQITGKDVLHDQNIEDYVDSGQIATAFLILFILFFLTVIIVNLVRTIFTFFDYKIAKQKGSLLLSYGLLNTKSTIIKPEKVQITSVTQNFFQKKMDILHLKIKQATGGEREDHKQHIEIPGCNKLEKNEILKLLFKKIPEKGVMLKPNFRKLGFSVFLTIGLPLLGFYFIRDLIIEQLPMTDYFVSLYVVFIGIIQFFIFKNNRLFINNDFIILQSGAWDVTNKIILPNKIQAITTSQLFWHKNINIGSLTLHTAGGNISFHLGNFTAIKQYVNLWLFEMETSDSNWM, from the coding sequence ATGAGTGCCGATTTTAATCAGCCACAACGACAGTCCATTGTGGGGATTTTGGTGATGTTTTTCTATTCCCTTCAAGAATATGCCAAGGCTTTGTGGCCTATTTTGATCATTTGGATTGTTAAATTCAATGAAATTAACAGAGGCTATTTGTTTGGCGGTATTTTGGCCGTTTTTACAATTATTGGAATCATTTCCTATTTAAAATATTTAAACTTTACTTTTTACATCGATCAGGATAATGACGAATTCATTATTACCGAAGGTGTCTTTAATAAAACTAAAACAACCATTCAGCTTTTTAAAATTCAGCAGGTAAATATCAATCAGTCATTTATTCAAAGATTGATTGGTGTTTATGAATTGGTCGTTGATACCGCAGGTTCCAATAAAACCGAAGGTAGTATCAAGGCGATTTCACACGAATTGGCATTGGATCTCAAAGCTCGCTTGTTGGATAATGAAAATAAAAAGGCGATTGATGTTGCTGACGTAATTGATTCACATGAATTTATCGATGAAAAATCGATTGATAGTGAAATTCCTTTTATAAAAATCAGTTTTTTTAGTTTGTTGAAATTCGGAATTACCTCAAATTATGTAAAAAGCTTTCTTGTGCTTTTGGCATTTTTTATTTCGCTTTTTGATCACATCAAACAAATTACTGGAAAAGATGTTTTACACGATCAAAATATTGAGGATTATGTTGATAGCGGTCAGATTGCAACAGCATTTCTGATTTTGTTTATTCTTTTCTTTTTGACTGTTATCATTGTTAATTTGGTTAGAACTATTTTTACTTTTTTTGATTATAAAATAGCAAAGCAAAAAGGTTCATTACTGCTTTCTTATGGTTTGTTGAATACTAAAAGCACTATCATAAAACCTGAAAAAGTTCAAATTACAAGCGTTACTCAGAATTTTTTCCAAAAGAAAATGGATATTTTGCACCTGAAAATTAAACAAGCTACAGGTGGGGAAAGGGAAGATCACAAGCAGCATATTGAAATTCCGGGTTGTAATAAATTAGAAAAAAACGAAATTCTGAAATTATTATTTAAAAAAATCCCCGAAAAAGGAGTGATGCTAAAACCTAATTTTAGAAAGCTTGGTTTTTCAGTTTTTCTGACTATTGGATTACCGTTGTTAGGCTTTTATTTTATTAGGGATTTGATAATAGAACAACTGCCAATGACTGACTACTTTGTATCGCTATATGTTGTTTTTATAGGAATTATTCAATTTTTTATATTCAAAAATAACCGATTATTCATTAATAACGACTTTATAATCCTTCAAAGTGGTGCATGGGATGTTACCAATAAAATCATTTTACCCAATAAAATTCAGGCGATTACAACTTCGCAGTTGTTTTGGCACAAAAATATCAATATCGGATCCTTAACTTTACATACCGCAGGTGGGAATATTAGTTTTCATTTGGGTAATTTTACGGCAATAAAGCAATACGTCAATCTTTGGTTGTTCGAAATGGAAACTTCCGATAGTAATTGGATGTAG